Proteins from a single region of Plasmodium brasilianum strain Bolivian I chromosome 13, whole genome shotgun sequence:
- a CDS encoding syntaxin, translating into MSYKNYERAKITYVEEGKEDNNEKKIKDNILLIKKNMIYAEENLENLKNNLISKRIIEALHEEIQQIYVKVIETENLFREWEIKFAENPFEKQKKKYIFEKLNIHFKNEVNKLENISVNVKKAANELPNIENGEMHYNNNINNISLNKKKNNKFVSSDFANDNFILNLEKSYVNNDDFIESSNLYDYELDQFNENDLLIEHEIANERFEGIKKIQGQVVQAQEVFKDLANLVFTQKENIEILNNNVYDTNVNAFNSAKELKKTYHNVKQQKFTWCLAAITLVIFIYFIYFKLLHFSIFG; encoded by the coding sequence ATGTCATATAAGAATTATGAAAGGGCAAAGATTACATACGTAGAGGAAGGAAAAGAAGacaataatgaaaagaaaattaaagataatatattgcttattaaaaaaaatatgatatatgcagaagaaaatttagaaaacttaaaaaacaatttaataTCAAAAAGAATTATAGAAGCATTACATGAAGAAATACAACAAATTTATGTTAAAGTAATCGAGacagaaaatttatttcgtGAATGGGAAATAAAATTTGCTGAAAATCCTTttgaaaagcaaaaaaaaaagtatatttttgaaaagttaaatatacattttaaaaatgaagtaaataaattagaaaatatatctGTGAATGTAAAAAAAGCAGCTAATGAATTACCAAATATTGAAAATGGTGAGAtgcattataataataacataaataacatttctttaaataaaaagaaaaataataaatttgtttcCAGTGATTTTGCcaatgataattttattttaaatttagagAAAAGTTATGTAAATAATGATGATTTTATTGAATCTTCGAATTTATATGATTATGAATTAGAtcaatttaatgaaaatgatcTTTTAATTGAACATGAAATAGCTAATGAAAGATTTGagggaattaaaaaaatacaaggCCAAGTGGTACAAGCACAAGAAGTTTTCAAGGATTTAGCTAATCTTGTTTTTActcaaaaagaaaatattgaaatcttgaataataatgtatatgaTACTAATGTAAATGCCTTTAATAGCGCAAAGGAACTAAAGAAAACATATCATAATGTGAAGCAACAGAAATTCACTTGGTGTCTAGCCGCTATAACgttagtaatatttatttattttatttattttaagttattacatttttcaatatttggCTAA
- a CDS encoding hypothetical protein (conserved Plasmodium protein), with translation MKSENSNKYDTLKNMEVDSETINSSKHYYQNGLEEQKTLYSGECILINNLTRDINENKISESLNEVKNEELIDKKNFHCISSNISSIPTVIKKNVNISHMEGEMSYIYTLVSFNNYNIFFITHNGKFASWVYSYNVTLPFSVEQETEIIFGERNYPYLEMFCSKFMKDHAPLLKYKPIMFAISLYKMCFHDTKILTQIFASLSNMIK, from the coding sequence ATGAAAAGCGAAAATTCAAACAAATATGATACGTTGAAAAATATGGAAGTGGATTCTGAAACTATAAATTCTTCAAAACATTACTATCAAAATGGATTAGAAGAACAAAAGACATTATATAGTGGTGaatgtattttaataaataatcttACAAgagatataaatgaaaataaaattagtgAAAGTTTGAATGAAGTAAAAAACGAGGAGCTGATTGACAAAAAAAACTTCCATTGCATTTCAAGTAATATTAGCTCTATTCCtacagtaataaaaaaaaatgttaatatcaGTCACATGGAAGGAGAAATgtcatatatttacacattaGTTTcgtttaataattataatatttttttcattacacATAATGGGAAATTTGCCTCATGGGTATATTCATACAATGTTACATTACCTTTTTCAGTAGAACAAGAAactgaaataatttttggtGAAAGGAATTACCCTTATTTAGAAATGTTTTGTTCGAAATTTATGAAAGACCATGCTCCTTTATTGAAGTACAAACCTATTATGTTTGCAATATCTCTTTATAAAATGTGTTTTCATGACACAAAAATTTTGACGCAAATATTTGCCAGCCTGAgcaatatgataaaatag
- a CDS encoding zinc finger protein translates to MNDKNQKSMSPTQSETLSLIKKQFFKTKMCPFQKNKNYCLNESNCHYAHSIDELKPMPDLRNTKLCDYIKKKMPCRDVNCKFAHDIDTLKPSVHLATYKSTICSFWGKGKCFNGNKCRFAHGVEDIKTSEDMDIFESTKYNKKSKNKSKKNISDLKQGTASTCSFNMCDYSINCSLETTNVSSSYEKSREFLMLNNDNVNTEKTKRKSKLDISESTSEFMEETNENEDSDITENYFTFGDKNNSNSIKDVVDKIENMALSTFIENNDKYTKVIKYLLNENNLLKKSIIKDKTHIKMEQDEIEKIKKENSKTKFGCNTFPETSSCKENEEDITQYLFPEEPNDNYLFTNEKKNTNNSIPHFDDTTKIDDNLNSIIKTIDDILISQNVCSFPNVKDTNNSSVCKDIFSVKNNNEFISNEYENLLCNMKSFETLKNIYPSFSSFSIADNKKHPINQIEADQLLEKTFEQNLMNNEQEEKKMRKKNYYSENFSYEKSNVLPCSSNSKGNEVEEFYSKRIFRPFTCPPNDLSSQGVRNMQQRLIPVQQIKQEELKKRITEDPWIDNRTGDISNYVSANDNFRNSSSKINFGGSDNRSNLSGSDNKSIFMGNNNKYAFNGIDNKSAFSGSDNKSAFSGSDNKMDFSSSDNKSIFSDLDNKSSFSVSDNKSIFSDSSNNNFFNNLNLTQNNTPSGVREKNAKLNLRENTELSNSSMNLDKLLLFSNEKSDILKKIRNLISTELQNNENYNYSSKKSSKFVKHLNDNYLPKKSILLNDHLHTTAYNTHIPNVTNYTLLKNSNSNISDNSGSFSGSNSNNNNNSTIKNYYNIGKDNENNGNNKNFNVRINDDNYHTLNNVFSKYKKENNNNQNIWSNNANFNEFAYPFMSHDWAKNQKNNDFFNISKSVNLSSLN, encoded by the coding sequence ATGAATGACAAAAATCAGAAGAGCATGTCCCCAACACAATCAGAAACGTTATCACTTATAAAGAAACAATTCTTCAAAACGAAAATGTGcccttttcaaaaaaataaaaattattgtcTAAATGAATCGAATTGCCATTATGCACATAGTATTGATGAATTGAAACCAATGCCAGATTTAAGAAATACCAAATTGTGTgactatataaaaaaaaaaatgcctTGCCGAGATGTAAACTGTAAATTTGCTCATGATATTGACACACTAAAACCTAGTGTTCATTTGGCTACTTACAAATCCACAATTTGCAGTTTTTGGGGAAAGGGGAAATGCTTTAATGGGAATAAGTGTCGATTTGCACATGGTGTAgaagatataaaaacaaGTGAAGATATGGATATATTCGAAAGTACGAAATATAACAAGaagagtaaaaataaaagtaaaaaaaatatttccgATTTAAAACAAGGAACAGCTTCTACATGTTCTTTTAATATGTGTGATTATTCTATAAACTGCTCGTTGGAAACTACAAATGTTTCTTCGTCTTATGAAAAAAGTAGAGAGtttttaatgttaaataatgataatgtgAATACTGAAAAAACAAAGAGGAAAAGTAAATTAGATATATCTGAGTCTACTAGTGAATTTATGGAAGAgacaaatgaaaatgaagacAGTGATATCacagaaaattattttacatttggTGATAAGAATAATTCGAATTCTATTAAAGATGTTGTTGACAAAATTGAGAATATGGCTTTGTCTACTTTTATAGAGAATAAcgataaatatacaaaagttattaaatatttactcAATGAAAATaaccttttaaaaaagtccattataaaagataaaacacACATAAAGATGGAACAAGATGAGAtagagaaaataaagaaagaaaatagCAAAACAAAATTTGGGTGCAATACATTTCCAGAAACTAGTAGTTGTAAAGAGAATGAGGAGGATATAACACAATATTTGTTTCCAGAAGAACCaaatgataattatttatttactaatgaaaagaaaaatacaaataatagtATACCTCATTTTGATGATACAACTAAAATAGACGACAATTTAAATagtataattaaaacaataGATGATATCTTGATTTCACAGAATGTCTGTTCGTTTCCAAATGTAAAGGATACAAATAACTCAAGTGTATGTAAGGATATATTTTCAgttaagaataataatgaatttattaGTAACGAATACGAAAATTTATTGTGCAACATGAAATCATTTGAaacgttaaaaaatatatacccCAGTTTTAGTTCATTCAGTATTgcagataataaaaaacatccAATTAATCAAATAGAAGCAGATCAACTATTAGAGAAAACTTTTGAACAAAACTTAATGAATAATGAacaggaagaaaaaaagatgagaaaaaaaaactattataGTGAAAACTTTTCTTATGAAAAATCTAATGTTTTGCCTTGCAGTAGCAATAGTAAAGGAAACGAAGTAGAAGAATTTTATtctaaaagaatttttagGCCATTTACTTGTCCTCCTAATGATTTGTCAAGTCAGGGAGTTCGAAATATGCAGCAAAGGTTGATACCAGTACAGCAAATAAAACAAGAggagttaaaaaaaagaataacagAAGATCCATGGATAGACAACAGGACTGGTGATATTAGCAACTATGTTAGTGCCAATGACAATTTTAGAAATAGCAGTAGCAAGATTAATTTTGGAGGAAGTGATAACAGGAGCAATTTGAGTGGAAGCGATAACAAGAGCATTTTTATGGGTAATAATAACAAGTACGCTTTTAATGGAATTGATAACAAGAGCGCTTTTAGTGGAAGTGATAACAAGAGCGCTTTTAGTGGAAGTGATAACAAGATGGATTTTAGTAGCAGTGACAACAAGAGTATTTTCAGTGACCTTGATAACAAGAGCTCCTTTAGTGTTAGTGATAACAAGAGTATTTTTAGTGAcagtagcaataataatttttttaacaatttaaatttaacacAGAACAATACACCAAGTGGTGTGAGAGAAAAGAAtgcaaaattaaatttaaggGAAAATACAGAATTAAGTAACAGTAGTATGAACCTAGATAAgctgttattattttctaatgAGAAATcggatattttaaaaaaaataagaaatttaatttctacggaattacaaaataatgagAACTACAATTACTCAAGTAAAAAAAGTAGCAAATTTGTTAAGCACTTAAATGACAATTATTTAcctaaaaaaagtatattgtTAAATGATCATTTGCACACAACCGCTTATAATACACATATTCCCAACGTTACTAACTATACTCTTCTTAagaatagtaatagtaacattAGTGATAACAGCGGCAGCTTTAGtggtagtaatagtaataataacaataatagcaCTATTAAGAATTATTACAACATTGGTAAGGATAATGAGAATAACGGTAACAACAAGAATTTCAATGTGCGTATCAATGATGATAATTACCATACCttaaataatgttttttcaaaatataaaaaagaaaacaataataatcaGAATATTTGGAGTAACAACGCGAACTTTAACGAGTTTGCATATCCTTTTATGTCACATGATTGGGCAAAAAATCAGAAgaataatgatttttttaatatttctaaatcTGTTAATTTAAGTAGCTTAAATTGA
- a CDS encoding hypothetical protein (conserved Plasmodium protein) produces the protein MSQQQKEKEDEKEHANNLLVKNVFIGKNGTNYKSINVEKMRRENELENCIELIKREDEDTKEVENKKYQIQNNTTFYVKEIKDNEENDNRDNLYETISQTKSKSLKKQNINESELVERYNHIEHYNIMSSTETVVSSNETIEDMYETNYYYFTQSNATRNGTSIVSSDSQKIFDSNLIIHKNDINLNCKDIKIISKSHEKNVVLNSKQGVQQNKLNDDVSRCKCKCNTLMFMSNNAYTKDSKNMVPKHKNVMNFNPLVYITNSKTHHPNITNNCNDAFCSYNNTSHSYDNISNDYNTGLHYNPIYVSPDRYINCLNIVNKTKSELYYIKKYTPEYGHYGRTAYLTNKLYLKEKFKKKSHNNNFFPFKRYNQINYKNRKFSPNSFLFKKLRHHNKIDHIDSYTKIENRKYRNFLNNLIMFRPRKNRTYERKNSICKSKSSRKKSLFINLLKKLKLVGYALFFCFFMSNQNKSTKEKQNSNHFGNTSYTNSSSFKNCKKKNYCSKE, from the coding sequence ATGAGCCAacaacaaaaagaaaaagaagatgaGAAAGAACATGCAAATAATCTCCTTgtcaaaaatgtttttatcggaaaaaatggaacaaattacaaaagtataaatgtagaaaaaatGAGAAGAGAGAATGAATTAGAAAACTGtatagaattaataaaaagggaAGATGAAGACACAAAAGAAGTAGAGAATAAAAAGTAccaaatacaaaataataccactttttatgtaaaggaaataaaagataatgaAGAGAACGATAACCGAGACAATTTATATGAAACAATATCTCAGACAAAAAGTAAATCAttaaagaaacaaaatattaacgAGAGCGAACTTGTTGAAAGGTATAACCATATTGAACATTACAATATTATGTCAAGCACAGAAACTGTAGTGTCTTCAAATGAAACTATTGAAGATATGTATgaaacaaattattattatttcacaCAGAGTAATGCTACAAGGAATGGAACATCGATTGTTTCTTCTGATTcgcaaaaaatatttgactCTAACTTGATTATTCACAAAAATgacattaatttaaattgtaaagatattaaaataatatcaaaATCTCATGAGAAAAACGTAGTACTTAATTCAAAACAAGGTGTGcaacaaaacaaattaaatgatGATGTAAGTCGATGTAAATGTAAATGCAACACACTCATGTTCATGTCTAACAATGCATATACAAAAGATAGTAAAAACATGGTCCCTAAACACAAAAATGTAATGAATTTCAATCCGTTAGTATATATTACTAATTCTAAAACTCATCACCCTAATATTACCAATAATTGCAATGATGCTTTTTGcagttataataatacttcCCATAGTTATGATAATATCAGTAATGATTACAATACTGGGTTGCATTATAACCCGATATATGTATCACCTGATAGGTATATTAACTGCTTAAATATAGTTAACAAAACGAAAAGCGAATtatactatataaaaaaatatacaccaGAATATGGTCATTATGGGAGAACGGCATATCTCACTAATAAGTTatatttaaaggaaaaattcaaaaagaaatctcataataataattttttcccctttaaAAGATACAatcaaataaattacaaaaatcgAAAATTCAGTCCTAACTCCTTTCTTTTTAAGAAGTTAAGACATCATAACAAAATTGATCATATTGATAGTTATacgaaaatagaaaatagaaaatatagaaactttttaaataatttaattatgtttaggcctagaaaaaatagaacctacgaaagaaaaaatagcatTTGTAAAAGTAAAAGTTCGCGTAAGAAAagcttatttattaatttacttaaaaaactTAAATTAGTAGGATATGcactatttttttgtttttttatgagTAACCAAAATAAATCAACAAAAGAAAAGCAAAATTCTAACCATTTTGGTAATACATCCTATACAAATTCATCATcctttaaaaattgtaaaaagaaaaattattgctCAAAGGAATAA